From the genome of Phycodurus eques isolate BA_2022a chromosome 22, UOR_Pequ_1.1, whole genome shotgun sequence, one region includes:
- the dcn gene encoding decorin: MRSACLSLLLVTACWALPFRQSGFLDFMMEDEPGSGLPVLPRQVDEPRQVDEPMMFPEGPRCPFRCQCHLRVVQCSDLGLKEVPKDIPDDTTLLDLQNNKITEIKENDFKNLKGLHALILVNNKISNIHAKALNPLTKLQRLYLSKNNLKEMPANMPKSLQELRIHENEITKIKKASFQGMSHVIVMELGSNPLKSAGIDSGAFADLKRVSYIRIADTQITEVPKGLPSSLSELHLDGNKISKVTAESMKGLKQLAKLGLSHNEISLVENGTLVNVPHLRELHLDNNALTTVPPGLPDHKYIQVVYLHANKIGVVGTEDFCPPSFNTKKAMYSGISLFSNPVPYWEVQPITFRCVFDRSAIQLGNYRKK, translated from the exons ATGCGGTCAGCCTGTCTCTCTCTGCTCCTGGTCACCGCCTGCTGGGCGCTTCCCTTCCGCCAATCTGGTTTCCTGGACTTCATGATGGAGGATGAGCCCGGCTCCGGTCTACCCGTGTTGCCCAGACAGGTGGACGAGCCCAGACAGGTGGACGAACCCATGATGTTCCCTGAAGGACCCAGGTGCCCTTTCCGCTGCCAGTGCCACCTGCGCGTGGTCCAGTGCTCCGACCTCG GTCTGAAGGAGGTTCCCAAGGACATACCAGACGACACCACTCTGCTCGACCTGCAGAACAACAAGATCACCGAGATCAAAGAGAACGACTTCAAGAACCTCAAAGGGCTGCAC GCATTGATCCTGGTGAACAACAAGATCAGCAACATCCATGCCAAGGCCCTTAACCCTCTGACTAAGCTTCAGCGCCTCTACctgtccaaaaacaatttgaaggaGATGCCGGCCAACATGCCCAAGAGCCTGCAAGAGCTGCGCATCCACGAGAACGAGATCACCAAGATCAAGAAGGCCTCCTTCCAGGGAATGTCCCATGTCATCGTCATGg AGCTCGGATCCAACCCCCTGAAGAGCGCAGGGATTGATTCCGGGGCATTTGCTGACCTCAAGAGAGTCTCCTACATTCGTATTGCGGACACTCAGATCACGGAGGTTCCCAAAG gtCTTCCGAGCTCACTCTCTGAGCTCCACCTGGATGGAAACAAAATCTCCAAGGTCACCGCCGAGAGTATGAAGGGGCTCAAGCAGCTGGCCaa GCTGGGTTTGAGCCACAATGAGATCAGCTTGGTGGAGAACGGCACCCTGGTGAACGTCCCCCACCTGCGGGAGCTCCATCTGGACAACAACGCCCTGACTACCGTGCCCCCCGGCCTGCCTGACCACAAATACATCCAG GTGGTCTACCTCCATGCCAACAAGATTGGTGTGGTGGGAACGGAAGATTTCTGCCCCCCCAGCTTCAACACAAAGAAAGCCATGTACTCGGGCATCAGCCTATTCAGTAACCCTGTTCCCTACTGGGAAGTGCAGCCCATCACCTTCCGCTGCGTCTTCGACCGCTCCGCCATCCAGCTGGGCAACTACAGGAAGAAGTAG
- the kera gene encoding keratocan isoform X1, giving the protein MKNLWYKYKEVSVTASSALINPGRTLLSTMFEMAIKMDPFLRLFCAVWLLGTVLSQDIRYEELMAQIEACPQECRCPSNFPRAVYCDNKGLKSIPRIPPFTWYLYLQNNQIQVVSADALRNATQLRWVNLSRNKITSEGVENGTLDAMSRLEHLYMDDNLLSWVPFPLPASLEHLSLSRNRISKIPDGVFFGLDKLTLLDLQGNKLMDDAVTEVSLKGLNNLVQINLAKNQLSSMPLGLPPTTTQLFLDGNNIDKIPMGYFKGLPKMAFLRLNHNKLGSSSVPSNVFNISSILDLQLSHNLLTEVPLIPPGLEQLYLDHNNIKSVSGSNVCPVDINALDANNSAPQLRYLRLDGNDIEPPIPRDVILCFRLLRSIVI; this is encoded by the exons ATGAAAAACCTGTGGTACAAATACAAGGAGGTGAGCGTTACAGCCTCATCAGCCTTGATAAATCCAGGGAGGACACTTCTTTCGACAATGTTTGAG ATGGCCATTAAAATGGATCCCTTTCTGAGGCTTTTCTGTGCCGTGTGGCTGCTCGGGACAGTACTGAGCCAGGATATCCGTTACGAGGAACTAATGGCCCAAATCGAAGCATGCCCTCAAGAATGCCGCTGCCCCTCCAACTTCCCTCGTGCGGTCTACTGTGACAATAAAGGTCTGAAGAGCATCCCCCGAATCCCTCCGTTCACTTGGTACCTGTACCTGCAGAACAATCAAATACAAGTGGTCTCGGCAGACGCCCTGCGCAACGCTACCCAGCTGCGTTGGGTGAACCTGAGTCGCAACAAAATCACCAGCGAGGGAGTGGAAAACGGCACCCTGGATGCAATGTCACGCCTGGAACACCTCTACATGGATGACAACCTTTTGTCCTGGGTGCCGTTTCCTCTCCCGGCCAGTCTTGAGCACCTAAGTCTCTCTCGCAATCGGATCTCCAAGATCCCTGACGGAGTCTTCTTCGGCCTGGATAAGTTGACCCTCTTAGACCTGCAGGGGAATAAGCTGATGGATGATGCCGTGACCGAGGTGAGCCTGAAGGGTCTTAACAACCTGGTGCAGATCAACCTCGCCAAGAACCAGCTAAGCAGCATGCCTCTTGGCCTGCCACCCACCACCACTCAGCTCTTCCTCGACGGTAACAACATTGATAAAATCCCCATGGGCTACTTCAAGGGTTTGCCCAAGATGGCTTTCCTCAGGCTCAACCACAACAAGCTCGGCAGCAGCAGTGTTCCTAGCAACGTGTTCAACATCTCCAGCATCCTGGACCTGCAGCTTTCCCATAACCTGCTCACTGAGGTGCCCCTGATCCCTCCAGGCCTTGAACAGCTGTACCTGGACCACAACAACATTAAGA GTGTGAGTGGCTCCAACGTCTGTCCTGTAGACATCAATGCGTTGGATGCTAACAACAGTGCTCCCCAACTGCGCTACCTCCGACTGGATGGCAACGATATCGAACCGCCGATTCCTAGGGATGTCATTCTGTGCTTCCGTCTCCTTAGGTCCATTGTCATATAA
- the epyc gene encoding epiphycan, translating into MRLVLGLLVLKAAAANPRFSRQADLDSYDDGNYDVEDVNSENQEYDYEDGPTIEDPEIEIGTLAPPDYNYPMPEASLEEQEEEEELPLKPQLIPQGSGGSGVLMGPDTQKEVELRLTPIDILHVSGDFGGSVGSGASGASGVSGSSGGSGEFLMSGDVNFLISGDLSGSEEVSGSGNLLISGDIHESGDFLISGDISVSGDLLISGDISGSGDLLISGDTMGSTPSGTSEDFGSGGSGVLIELGSGGLGIATELLFGSGGSGDQSGSGFSGDLLTSGASGGSGVSGDTDESGESGITLLPGEVEISLIPTTSPQEASGTSGDFSGVSGTSGDLGVSGDVEVSGTSGVSASGEPEELDIILIPDTDKEEGLLPTQETPQEGTGGVETTLGSGLPEPEEPEEPEVDTKGMPTCLLCTCLGGSVYCDDLKLDSVPPLPKDTTHFYARYNRITKINKSDFASMNKLKRIDLTANAISSIDSRAFLGLPELEELVIRENHLSQMPALPETMTLIDASHNNIDSEGILKEAFKDMTGLLYLYLTDNKIDYIPVPMPDSLRSLHLQRNNIQTMHEDTFCNLHDFNYIRNALEDIRLDGNPINLSRTPQAYICLPRIPVGDLI; encoded by the exons ATGCGACTGGTGCTGGGACTGCTCGTCCTCAAAGCGGCGGCGGCCAACCCCCGGTTTTCCCGGCAAGCCGACCTGGACTCGTACGACGACGGCAACTATGACGTGGAAGACGTCAACTCAGAAAACCAGGAGTACGACTACGAGGACGGGCCTACCATCGAGGATCCCGAG ATAGAGATTGGCACCCTGGCCCCACCCGACTACAACTACCCAATGCCTGAGGCCTCACTGGAagagcaagaggaggaggaggaattgCCCCTAAAGCCCCAGCTCATCCCTCAGGGCTCAGGGGGATCCGGCGTTCTGATGGGCCCAGACACACAGAAAG AGGTGGAGCTGCGTCTGACGCCCATTGACATCCTTCATGTCTCCGGGGATTTTGGGGGCTCGGTGGGGTCTGGTGCCTCAGGTGCCTCCGGGGTTTCTGG CAGCTCCGGAGGATCAGGGGAGTTCTTGATGTCCGGGGATGTGAATTTCTTGATATCAGGGGATCTCTCTGGATCTGAGGAGGTCTCTGGATCTGGAAACCTCCTGATTTCTGGGGATATCCATGAATCAGGGGATTTCCTGATATCCGGGGATATTTCTGTGTCCGGGGATCTCTTGATATCTGGAGATATTTCAGGATCTGGAGATCTCTTGATATCTGGGGATACCATGGGATCCACACCTTCTGGAACCTCTGAGGACTTTGGCTCTGGAGGTTCTGGAGTTCTAATCGAATTAGGATCTGGGGGGCTTGGTATTGCCACTGAACTCCTTTTCGGCTCCGGAGGGTCTGGGGACCAGTCTGGTTCTGGGTTCTCGGGAGATCTCCTGACCTCAGGTGCCTCTGGAGGCTCTGGGGTTTCTGGGGACACCGATGAGTCTGGGGAGTCAGGGATAACATTATTACCTGGAG AGGTGGAAATATCTCTCATTCCTACAACTAGCCCACAAGAGGCATCGGGTACTTCTGGGGATTTCTCTGGAGTTTCAGGAACCTCAGGGGATCTTGGAGTGTCTGGAGACGTAGAGGTCTCTGGAACTTCTGGTGTCTCTGCCTCTGGAGAACCTGAGGAGCTTGATATAATTCTGATTCCTGACACTGATAAAG AGGAGGGGCTGCTTCCAACACAAGAGACCCCTCAGGAGGGTACTGGTGGTGTAGAAACGACACTGGGCTCTGGCCTACCAGAGCCCGAGGAACCCGAAGAACCTGAGGTTGACACAAAAG GTATGCCCACTTGCTTGCTGTGTACGTGTCTTGGTGGTTCGGTCTACTGTGATGACTTGAAGCTGGACAGCGTACCACCTCTGCCCAAAGACACCACTCACTTCTACGCCCGCTACAACAGGATCACCAAGATCAACAAGTCTGACTTTGCCTCCATGA ACAAGCTGAAGAGGATCGACTTGACGGCCAACGCCATCTCGTCCATTGACAGCAGGGCGTTTTTGGGTCTGCCGGAGCTTGAGGAGCTGGTCATTCGAGAAAATCACCTCTCACAGATGCCCGCCCTGCCGGAGACCATGACCCTAATCGACGCCAGCCACAATAACATTGATTCCGAGGGTATTCTGAAAGAAGCCTTCAAG GACATGACTGGTCTGCTGTACCTGTACTTGACGGACAACAAAATTGACTACATCCCTGTGCCTATGCCAGACAGTCTACGATCCTTACATCTACAG CGTAACAACATTCAGACAATGCACGAGGACACCTTCTGTAACCTGCACGATTTCAACTACATCCGCAATGCATTGGAGGACATCCGTCTGGACGGCAACCCCATCAACCTGAGCCGAACCCCGCAGGCGTACATCTGCCTGCCCCGCATCCCGGTCGGCGACCTCATCTaa
- the lum gene encoding lumican, whose product MFPLRVHLLAALVSLALCQYEDDDYIPHSLIGPSSANCDRECECPINFPTAMYCDGRKLKFVPMVPSGIKYLYLQNNQIDEIKSGVFDNVTSELRWLVLDNNQITNGKIASGTIDKLTALEKLFFSHNLLTEPVVPPSKSLDELKMTHNKLNKFPSGLLNDKENLTSVNVQHNELTSEAVAGAFKGSKKLLSLDVSHNKLKKLPVGVPASLEILYADYNDIDSIGSGYLSKVPGLRYLRVSHNKLVDSGIPAGVFNVTSLVELDLSFNKLQSIPDINEQLEQLYLQANEINKFDLSSFCKYVTSTNFSHLKHLRLDANNITHHSMPPETSECLRIATEILFE is encoded by the exons ATGTTTCCTCTCCGTGTACACCTGTTGGCAGCGCTTGTCAGCCTGGCGCTGTGCCAGTATGAGGACGACGACTACATTCCGCACTCCTTGATAGGACCCTCCAGCGCAAACTGCGACCGCGAGTGCGAATGCCCCATCAATTTCCCCACCGCCATGTATTGCGATGGCCGCAAGCTCAAGTTTGTGCCCATGGTTCCCTCAGGAATCAAGTATCTGTACCTCCAGAATAACCAGATTGATGAGATCAAGTCTGGCGTATTTGACAATGTCACCTCCGAGCTCCGCTGGCTGGTCCTCGACAACAACCAGATCACCAACGGGAAGATTGCGTCAGGTACCATCGATAAATTGACCGCCCTGGAGAAACTCTTCTTCAGCCACAACCTTCTCACGGAGCCAGTGGTCCCCCCTTCCAAGTCTCTCGATGAGCTGAAGatgacacacaacaaattgaacaaGTTTCCCTCCGGGCTCCTGAATGACAAGGAGAATCTGACTTCTGTCAACGTGCAGCACAACGAGCTCACCTCTGAGGCTGTCGCCGGCGCTTTCAAAGGGTCCAAGAAGCTGCTGTCCCTCGACGTGAGCCACAACAAGCTGAAGAAGCTGCCCGTCGGCGTACCCGCCTCGCTGGAAATCCTCTATGCTGACTACAATGACATTGACAGCATCGGTTCGGGGTACCTGAGCAAGGTGCCGGGCCTGCGGTATCTGAGGGTCTCCCACAACAAGTTGGTGGACTCCGGTATCCCCGCAGGAGTGTTCAACGTGACGTCACTGGTGGAACTGGACTTGTCTTTCAACAAGCTGCAGTCCATTCCTGATATCAATGAGCAGCTGGAGCAACTGTACCTCCAAGCCAACGAGATCAACA AGTTTGACCTTTCAAGTTTCTGCAAGTACGTTACCTCTACCAACTTTTCCCACCTGAAGCACCTGCGTCTGGATGCCAACAACATCACACACCACAGCATGCCCCCGGAAACCTCTGAATGCTTGCGCATAGCCACCGAGATCCTGTTTGAATAA
- the kera gene encoding keratocan isoform X2 — translation MAIKMDPFLRLFCAVWLLGTVLSQDIRYEELMAQIEACPQECRCPSNFPRAVYCDNKGLKSIPRIPPFTWYLYLQNNQIQVVSADALRNATQLRWVNLSRNKITSEGVENGTLDAMSRLEHLYMDDNLLSWVPFPLPASLEHLSLSRNRISKIPDGVFFGLDKLTLLDLQGNKLMDDAVTEVSLKGLNNLVQINLAKNQLSSMPLGLPPTTTQLFLDGNNIDKIPMGYFKGLPKMAFLRLNHNKLGSSSVPSNVFNISSILDLQLSHNLLTEVPLIPPGLEQLYLDHNNIKSVSGSNVCPVDINALDANNSAPQLRYLRLDGNDIEPPIPRDVILCFRLLRSIVI, via the exons ATGGCCATTAAAATGGATCCCTTTCTGAGGCTTTTCTGTGCCGTGTGGCTGCTCGGGACAGTACTGAGCCAGGATATCCGTTACGAGGAACTAATGGCCCAAATCGAAGCATGCCCTCAAGAATGCCGCTGCCCCTCCAACTTCCCTCGTGCGGTCTACTGTGACAATAAAGGTCTGAAGAGCATCCCCCGAATCCCTCCGTTCACTTGGTACCTGTACCTGCAGAACAATCAAATACAAGTGGTCTCGGCAGACGCCCTGCGCAACGCTACCCAGCTGCGTTGGGTGAACCTGAGTCGCAACAAAATCACCAGCGAGGGAGTGGAAAACGGCACCCTGGATGCAATGTCACGCCTGGAACACCTCTACATGGATGACAACCTTTTGTCCTGGGTGCCGTTTCCTCTCCCGGCCAGTCTTGAGCACCTAAGTCTCTCTCGCAATCGGATCTCCAAGATCCCTGACGGAGTCTTCTTCGGCCTGGATAAGTTGACCCTCTTAGACCTGCAGGGGAATAAGCTGATGGATGATGCCGTGACCGAGGTGAGCCTGAAGGGTCTTAACAACCTGGTGCAGATCAACCTCGCCAAGAACCAGCTAAGCAGCATGCCTCTTGGCCTGCCACCCACCACCACTCAGCTCTTCCTCGACGGTAACAACATTGATAAAATCCCCATGGGCTACTTCAAGGGTTTGCCCAAGATGGCTTTCCTCAGGCTCAACCACAACAAGCTCGGCAGCAGCAGTGTTCCTAGCAACGTGTTCAACATCTCCAGCATCCTGGACCTGCAGCTTTCCCATAACCTGCTCACTGAGGTGCCCCTGATCCCTCCAGGCCTTGAACAGCTGTACCTGGACCACAACAACATTAAGA GTGTGAGTGGCTCCAACGTCTGTCCTGTAGACATCAATGCGTTGGATGCTAACAACAGTGCTCCCCAACTGCGCTACCTCCGACTGGATGGCAACGATATCGAACCGCCGATTCCTAGGGATGTCATTCTGTGCTTCCGTCTCCTTAGGTCCATTGTCATATAA